CGCGCGCTCCCCTGCCTTGGGCGTCATCCCCCCGACAATGCGGTCGTTCGTGACAAGTTCAACCATTACACGTCCCGGAAGTACCCGCTCTGGGCAGTGCGCCACGTCAATAATGGGTCGGTCGCCCCCACCATCGAGGGAAAGGTCAGGGCGAAGGGCCAAGATGTAGTCCGCCATATGGCGAGTCGCGCGCGGCGGAGAGGTTGATTCGAGAATGATGAGCTCACCACCCTGCAATTGTGGAGCTATTCCCCGCGCGGCTGCTTCGATGTATTGAAGGTCTGCCGAGTGATCGGCCTTAAACGGTGTCGGCACCGCCACTACGTAAGCGTCTGCACACGGTGTCTCAAGGGTAGCTTTGAGGCGTCCCTGACTCACGGCCCCGGATACGTGGACGGCGAGATCGGGCTCGACAAACGGAACCTCACCTCGGTTTACTGCGTTAACAGTTCCCTCGTTGACGTCTACGCCGACGACGTCCAATCCATTGGCAGCAAGAATGGCTGCAGTCGGTAAGCCGATGTACCCAAGGCCGATGACGGCTACAGTCTTGATCTCATTCATTTGGTCTGTCCCTAAACGGTTGTGTGGGCAATTGGGTCACCAAAAAATTTGATGACACCGGACGCCATCAGTTCCTCATCCGAGACGTCCCAAGTGTGGCCGGTTCCTGATCGCATTTGGCAAAAATTGAAACGATCCGCTGAATAGATAGCGCCTCCCCCTTGGCCGACCGACTCGAGAAATCCGGTGTCCTCTCCTCGATTAACCGGGGCAAAGGGATTCGCTCGGAACACTTCGCGGTGAGCTGTGATGGTTGGCCCCGCCACCAAGCGGCTGTACTGGTGCTCCTTGTGTCCCGAGCGAAGCACAGTAGCGCCCCGGCTCAGGAAATGCATGTAATGAGCTTGTTTGCCCACCACTGTCGCCCGCGAATACTCCAAGGCGTGCAGCAGGTCGCGTAGGTACTCCGGCCCGTAGTAGTCATCATCGTCCATCTTTGAAAGGACTTGGCCGGTAGACGCCTCGACACACTGATTCAGACACTCACCGAGGGAAAGCTCCCGTGGTGCGGTCAGCACTTGCACATTGGAAATTCCATGTTCGCGAGCAAGCTCATCAACTAAACCGGGATGAGCCTGGAAACCATGAGTCAGGAGAACAAGCTCCAACCGGACTCCGGTCTGCCTACCCACAGATGACAGGACGTGCTCCAACTGGGCGGGACGCACCGTGCTAACGAGTGCAGTCACGGTGGGAAGCTCACTAGGACGTACCTTTTCCGGCAGTACAGCTGAAACAACCTGTTCCCCACGATGAGCGTAGGTGTGCTGGTCCCAGATGCGTCGCTGCGCCTTATGGACGGTGCGCTCACGAAGCTCGGCGCTAGCAGCAAGCATGCGAATCTGGGCAGCGGCCGTGGCCCTGGAATCTGCAACGAAAACTTCATCTGCAGGAAAGAACTCTGATACGGCTTCGGAGGGAGTACTCACAACGGGCGTACCAGAGGCCGAGATTTCAAAAATTCTGCGGGCGCACATACTTGGGGACTCGACGACTGAGTTGACGTTGAGGAACACTTTGTAGGCACGGTATGCCGTCAGCATCTGCAGGTAGTTGAGGCTACCAACCACCTGCCGCCCGTAGCCCTCTGGGAACTGGTACGCAGGGTCTCCACCGAGTAGGCGTGAGAAGATTTCAAGTGTCGCGGCCTCGGATTTACCGGCGGCGTCGGTGGCACCACCAAGCAACAAGTCAAGCTGCTCCCGTCTTTCGGGGTACTTGTGCGCGAAGTACATACCGGCGAATGCGACGCCACGCGTTTGGAAGCCATGGCCGGGCCTGACCGGATTGTGAATTGCCGGTTGAGCTGCGAACGGCAGGACAGCAACCCGATGGTGTCCCAACCGCTTTTCATAGTCTGGGATCCTGTTGACGTCACTGGTAAAGACAACGTCAAATAGACGCGCGGCCGGGAAAAAGTCTTCGAAGTGGGGAGGATCCTCCTTGTTCCAGAACACTGTCGGAATCTCTTCAGAGCGGCAATATGCCATGAGTTCCAAGAAATCAGATTTTGGCCCGGCTTCACCGGTGAGTTGGTACTGCCATGAACCCCGGTTTCCCTTCCATGCGGACTCAACAAAAAGGAAATCGATATGCGTATTGCTCAGTTCTTCCCGCCATGCCTTCCGCGATAATGGCAATACGTCCCATTCATAAGCAAAGGCCAAGGACGAGAATTCATCTAGGATCACTGCCACGCGGAGGTCCGAGCGCCGAGGTTCGAAACTCGGAACGTGATACGGCTGGAAAGAAAGACGACGGTGTTTCCCTCGACCACTCCAGCCACCTTCTGCGCCGCGTATGTTCTGAGGAATTAACACGCCGGCCTCAGCTTTGCGTCGAAGGCGCCACTGAGTCAGTTGTGGCACACCGCCTTGACGCAGATGCCAAAGCGCGGCTCTGAACTGACGAATACCGTTCACTGGTCGGCTCCTTTTCGGCGTCCTGTGATGCGAGGCAAAACCTGTGTGGCAACCAAGTTCGCCCGGGCATCGTCTTTGATGCGGGCCGCCGAGACGTTATTTCCCGTGGCGAGGTGGTCCGTGAAGCTCTTGTACGCAGCTGTTGTCTGTTGCGGGTCACCGTCCATGATCAGATCTCCGTGATCGAGCCAAATCACCCGTGAGCACATGTCTCTGATGGTCTCCAGGCTGTGGCTCACCAGGAACACGCAGCCGGCGTTCTCCCTGAGTTCGGCCATGCGCCGGCGGCTGCGGTCAACAAACTGGGCGTCACCGGTGTTCAAGGCCTCGTCGACGAGGAGGATCTCCGGATTTACGGCGGCTGCGATGGCGAAGCGCAGACGGGATCCCATGCCCGACGAATAGGACTTCATGGGCAGGTGGATGGATTTTTCCAGACCTGAGAGCTCAACAATGCTGTCGAATTTTTCCGCAATGGCGTGCCGGTCCATCCCCATGGCCAGGCAGCCTAGGACGACGTTCTGATCACCGGAGAGGTCCGGCACCAGCGCTGCATTCACGCCCAACATTATCGGCGTGCTGGACGCGTAGACGGCTCCCGCCGTCGCAGTCTCCTGCCCGCTGATGAGCTTCATCATCGTGCTCTTGCCCGAGCCGTTGCGCCCTATGATGCCTAGCGACTCCCCGCGCTCAACAACAAGGGAGAGTTCGTTAAGAGCGTGTACCTTGACGGTGCTTTGGTGGCCTGCCACTTTGCGGATCACCTTGCGGATGAAGGTCAGATCACCGTCTGCGACGTGGTCCGTGGTGGGGACCGTGTAGCTCATCCGGACTGAATCCAGAACGATGCAGGGGCTGCCATCAACAAAGACTGCTTCTTCAGCGTCCATATTTTTCTTCCCCCTGCCAGAAGAAGAACAAGCCAAACATCAGGGCGCCCAATGCGAAAACAGCCAGCGTGGCCCATGACTGCCAGAGCGGAAGACGGTTGTACAGGACGCAGTCGCGGACGATGTTGATCACGTTGAACAGTGGGTTCAACTTCATGACGTCGAGGAGCACTGGATGCGTTAGGAACTTGTCGTACGAGTAAAAGATCGCCGACCCGTACATCCACACACGGATCACGAAGGGTAGCAAGTGGTTGAGGTCATTGACCTTGGAAATGAAGCGGGCAAGGATCAGACCTACGCCCAAGTTGAAGACAGCTTGCAAAGCAACCGCGGGAACGACCAGAAGCCAGAGGGGCCCGATCTTCTCGGCTGGAGGCACCACTACGATAATCAGCAGCATCGCCAGGACGAGAGGGACTGCCGACAAAATTTCCCGGAGGTTGGCGCCTATTGGAAGTGCGGCTCGTGGAAAGTTGAAGGCTTGGACTATGGCCTTGTTACTGCGCACCGAGCGGGCTCCTGCCGTAATCGCACCCGAACTGAACTGAAATAGAAAAATCCCAATAACGAGGTATCCGACGTAATTCTCGATGCCGCCGCTTGTGTTTAACAGGAGACCAAAAATCAGGTAATACGTCATCCCATTGAACACTGGGTTGAGTAGCAGCCAAGCACTCCCCAAGCGGTCCCGCCGCGTTCCACTCTGAACCCGCGCCCGGGCATCATAAAAAATGAATTGTCTGAAGTCCCACAGCTGAACGAGATAATCGAGGAATCCGGGCCGCGCGCCTACCCGGGTCAGTTCCCGCATGTCCACAGACAGGGGCTGAACGGCAGCAGGTGCCGCCAGGTTCTGCTTCTCGTTAAGACTCAACGCGCGTTCTCCATCAATCTCCTATAGGCCGCTGACATGGCCGACGCATTGGCTGCCCAGGTCCGGGTTTCCAATACTGCCTTTCGCCCTGCAGCCCCCAATCGCCGCCGCAACTCGCTGGAGGCCAGCAGTTGTTCGAGCTTTTCGGCCAAGTCAGCAGGGTTCTCCGAGTCGGTCAGCGTGCCGCTGACGCCGTCCTCTACAATCTCAGCGAGGGCTGGAAGGCGGCTGGCCACCACGGGACGTGCACAGGCCATGGCCTCTACCGGCTTTAGTGGCGTCACGTCCCGGGTGACGGGAAGATCTTTACGGGGCACGACGAACAAGTCTAGCGCCTGGTGGTACAGATGGGCTTCGCTTCGGGGCACCCGTCCCGTAAAGATGACGCGTCCACCGAGGCCCAGAGCCCTAGCCTGTTCCTTCAATGCGGGTGAAGATACGCCGTCTCCCACGATGAGAAGTTTCAGTCGAGGATGGGTGGGCGCCAGCAGGGCAAAAGCGCTGATGAGGTCATCGATGCCCTCATAGGCAACCAGACTGCTCACTGTCCCGATGTATTGTCCTTCGGGGTCGAGGCCCAGTGCTGCGCGTGCCGCTGTCGGCGTTCCGGGTTCGGCCAGGAAACTGCCGCCGACGGCGTTCGGTGCCACGAGTACCCTCGCTTCCGGAACTCCGGCTGCGACAATGTTGCCTTTCATGGCCTCACCGAGCGTCACCACCAGGTCCGCGGCCAGCATGGCCTCCTTTTCGCGTTCCTGGAAAAGCCGGTAGCGTTCGCTGTTGCGGGCCTCAGGTCCCCTGGTGGCCGCCCAGGTGTCGGCCAGCTGGCCACGGACCTCGTAGACCCACGGGATGTTCAGGGCCTCGGCGACAGCGCGGGTGACGATCGCGTTCACATGGTGCGTAGTGGTGTGCAGGACGGCCGGCCGAAAGGCCAGAGCAACGGACAGCAGCGCCTCAGCCTGCTGCTGCAGCCGCGCGTCCATAGTGGCCGCCAGCCGGGCTGGCAGCAGCCGCTCGTAGGTGACGCCATCCACCACGTCCCGTCTGCGCGCGGCCAATTTCCCCACCTGTACGGGATAACCCAGCCGTGTCACGGCGAGAGTTTCCCAGCCAGCTTCCTGCTGGGCCAGCAAAACCGAGTGTGAACGTTGCGCATAGCCACTGGCCGTGTGGGGCAGCGAGTTGGTGAGAACGTGAAGCACGCGCCGGGGCAGCGGCTCATAGCGTACTGCGCCGAGTTCCGGCCGCCAGCCCTGAAGGATGCGCAAGTCAGCAGCGAGGCGCCTCCCCTGCCGCCTTTCTGCGGCATTCGGGGCATTTTCCAGAATCCCGACGGCGGCCGCCATTGCGCCGCTGTACCAGAACC
The window above is part of the Pseudarthrobacter sp. IC2-21 genome. Proteins encoded here:
- a CDS encoding glycosyltransferase, which encodes MNGIRQFRAALWHLRQGGVPQLTQWRLRRKAEAGVLIPQNIRGAEGGWSGRGKHRRLSFQPYHVPSFEPRRSDLRVAVILDEFSSLAFAYEWDVLPLSRKAWREELSNTHIDFLFVESAWKGNRGSWQYQLTGEAGPKSDFLELMAYCRSEEIPTVFWNKEDPPHFEDFFPAARLFDVVFTSDVNRIPDYEKRLGHHRVAVLPFAAQPAIHNPVRPGHGFQTRGVAFAGMYFAHKYPERREQLDLLLGGATDAAGKSEAATLEIFSRLLGGDPAYQFPEGYGRQVVGSLNYLQMLTAYRAYKVFLNVNSVVESPSMCARRIFEISASGTPVVSTPSEAVSEFFPADEVFVADSRATAAAQIRMLAASAELRERTVHKAQRRIWDQHTYAHRGEQVVSAVLPEKVRPSELPTVTALVSTVRPAQLEHVLSSVGRQTGVRLELVLLTHGFQAHPGLVDELAREHGISNVQVLTAPRELSLGECLNQCVEASTGQVLSKMDDDDYYGPEYLRDLLHALEYSRATVVGKQAHYMHFLSRGATVLRSGHKEHQYSRLVAGPTITAHREVFRANPFAPVNRGEDTGFLESVGQGGGAIYSADRFNFCQMRSGTGHTWDVSDEELMASGVIKFFGDPIAHTTV
- a CDS encoding ABC transporter ATP-binding protein, whose translation is MDAEEAVFVDGSPCIVLDSVRMSYTVPTTDHVADGDLTFIRKVIRKVAGHQSTVKVHALNELSLVVERGESLGIIGRNGSGKSTMMKLISGQETATAGAVYASSTPIMLGVNAALVPDLSGDQNVVLGCLAMGMDRHAIAEKFDSIVELSGLEKSIHLPMKSYSSGMGSRLRFAIAAAVNPEILLVDEALNTGDAQFVDRSRRRMAELRENAGCVFLVSHSLETIRDMCSRVIWLDHGDLIMDGDPQQTTAAYKSFTDHLATGNNVSAARIKDDARANLVATQVLPRITGRRKGADQ
- a CDS encoding ABC transporter permease, translated to MSLNEKQNLAAPAAVQPLSVDMRELTRVGARPGFLDYLVQLWDFRQFIFYDARARVQSGTRRDRLGSAWLLLNPVFNGMTYYLIFGLLLNTSGGIENYVGYLVIGIFLFQFSSGAITAGARSVRSNKAIVQAFNFPRAALPIGANLREILSAVPLVLAMLLIIVVVPPAEKIGPLWLLVVPAVALQAVFNLGVGLILARFISKVNDLNHLLPFVIRVWMYGSAIFYSYDKFLTHPVLLDVMKLNPLFNVINIVRDCVLYNRLPLWQSWATLAVFALGALMFGLFFFWQGEEKYGR
- a CDS encoding glycosyltransferase family 4 protein — translated: MQFVTNLRLAAGTAGQHLSDDPALLLLQVSRRLPARAVQPVAKLVRRSSRPDSTWEPVLLASLIGGDQPDVIRRLEAALTRGSCSAEHARALADVALVADRPDLANAFLVLAKGARRIRAAQARRFWYSGAMAAAVGILENAPNAAERRQGRRLAADLRILQGWRPELGAVRYEPLPRRVLHVLTNSLPHTASGYAQRSHSVLLAQQEAGWETLAVTRLGYPVQVGKLAARRRDVVDGVTYERLLPARLAATMDARLQQQAEALLSVALAFRPAVLHTTTHHVNAIVTRAVAEALNIPWVYEVRGQLADTWAATRGPEARNSERYRLFQEREKEAMLAADLVVTLGEAMKGNIVAAGVPEARVLVAPNAVGGSFLAEPGTPTAARAALGLDPEGQYIGTVSSLVAYEGIDDLISAFALLAPTHPRLKLLIVGDGVSSPALKEQARALGLGGRVIFTGRVPRSEAHLYHQALDLFVVPRKDLPVTRDVTPLKPVEAMACARPVVASRLPALAEIVEDGVSGTLTDSENPADLAEKLEQLLASSELRRRLGAAGRKAVLETRTWAANASAMSAAYRRLMENAR